A region of Asticcacaulis excentricus DNA encodes the following proteins:
- a CDS encoding retroviral-like aspartic protease family protein translates to MITRRHLCAGSAAAGLGLWAGHAAAQAKIIRVPLTLSSSKKPIVEVTLNGKGPYRFILDTGASHTVIRASLASELGLAVAGQGRNRSLKGTEYTTRYIVSDVTVGGQLGLHDWEVFASKGFEAAEYDGLLSADLLTRLPCQLDQTGGEIRYYLGGDMPLEGFAPLDSYYKRDITGGADKVHIRLRFAGHELDCLLDTGASRPLYIRGDFVRKHGLWEKYPLLNESALTGVNGQQVKVRHVEVRDLQIGGIAVPRLLVALGDPHDRAAFGEEGDRAEGIVGAPFLSGFVLAFTAQRSLQVRRV, encoded by the coding sequence ATGATTACACGTCGCCATCTTTGCGCGGGCTCAGCGGCGGCGGGTCTGGGACTTTGGGCCGGCCACGCCGCCGCGCAAGCGAAGATCATCCGCGTGCCGCTCACCCTCTCGTCTTCCAAAAAGCCGATTGTCGAGGTGACACTGAACGGTAAGGGGCCCTATCGTTTCATTCTCGATACTGGGGCCAGCCACACCGTCATCCGCGCCAGTCTGGCCTCGGAACTGGGGCTGGCCGTCGCCGGGCAGGGGCGCAACCGCAGTCTCAAGGGCACCGAATACACGACGCGCTACATAGTCTCGGACGTCACCGTCGGCGGGCAGTTAGGGTTGCACGACTGGGAAGTGTTTGCTTCCAAGGGGTTTGAAGCCGCTGAATATGATGGGCTTTTGTCGGCGGACCTGCTGACGCGCCTGCCGTGCCAACTGGATCAGACGGGGGGCGAGATTCGCTACTATCTGGGGGGCGACATGCCGCTGGAGGGCTTTGCGCCGCTCGACAGCTATTACAAGCGCGATATCACCGGCGGGGCTGACAAGGTGCATATTCGCCTGCGCTTTGCCGGCCATGAGTTGGATTGTCTGCTCGATACCGGGGCCAGCCGCCCGCTGTATATCCGCGGCGATTTTGTGCGCAAACACGGCTTATGGGAAAAGTATCCGCTGCTGAACGAAAGCGCCCTGACCGGGGTCAATGGTCAGCAGGTGAAGGTGCGCCACGTCGAGGTCAGGGATTTACAAATCGGCGGCATAGCCGTTCCGCGCCTGCTCGTCGCGCTGGGGGACCCGCATGACCGCGCGGCCTTCGGAGAAGAGGGCGACCGCGCCGAAGGCATCGTCGGGGCCCCCTTCCTCAGCGGGTTCGTGCTGGCCTTTACGGCGCAACGCA
- a CDS encoding adenylosuccinate synthase, with translation MANVTVVGAQWGDEGKGKLVDWLSNRADVVVRFQGGHNAGHTLVVDGKVYKLSLLPSGVVQGKLSVIGNGVVVDPWALFDEIGRVEAQGLSITPDLLVLADNACLILPIHRELDTAREAAAGAGKIGTTGRGIGPAYEDKVGRRAIRVADLEDFDGLDAKIERLLAHHNALRKGLGLAEVDTAALIAELKTIAPRLLAFAKPVWYVLDKAKSEGKRILFEGAQGALLDIDHGTYPFVTSSNTVAGQAAAGSGMGPRSVGYVLGILKAYTTRVGSGPFPTELFDDIGERISRVGHEFGTVTGRARRCGWLDAVLARQSIAINGIDGVALTKLDVLDGIETLKICVGYKVGDKVLDYLPAGFKAQAGIEPVYEELEGWTESTQGARSWKDLPGNAVKYVRRIEELIGAPVALLSTSPEREDTILMRDPFAD, from the coding sequence TTGGCCAATGTGACCGTTGTGGGCGCCCAGTGGGGCGACGAAGGCAAGGGCAAGCTGGTGGACTGGCTGTCCAATCGCGCCGATGTGGTGGTGCGCTTTCAGGGCGGTCACAATGCCGGTCACACCCTGGTGGTCGATGGCAAGGTGTATAAGCTGTCCCTGCTGCCGTCCGGCGTCGTGCAGGGCAAGCTGTCGGTCATCGGCAACGGCGTGGTCGTCGATCCGTGGGCACTGTTTGATGAAATCGGCCGCGTCGAGGCGCAAGGCCTGAGCATCACCCCCGACCTGCTGGTGCTGGCTGACAATGCCTGCCTGATCCTGCCGATCCACCGCGAACTCGATACGGCGCGCGAAGCCGCCGCCGGCGCGGGCAAGATCGGCACCACGGGCCGCGGCATCGGCCCGGCCTATGAGGACAAGGTCGGCCGTCGCGCCATCCGCGTCGCCGATCTCGAAGACTTTGACGGTCTGGATGCCAAGATCGAGCGTCTACTGGCCCACCACAATGCGCTGCGCAAGGGCCTGGGTCTGGCCGAGGTCGATACGGCGGCCCTGATCGCCGAACTGAAGACCATCGCGCCGCGCCTGCTCGCCTTCGCCAAACCCGTCTGGTACGTGCTGGACAAGGCCAAGTCCGAAGGCAAGCGCATCCTGTTCGAAGGGGCGCAGGGCGCGCTGCTCGACATCGACCACGGCACCTATCCGTTCGTCACCTCGTCCAACACGGTCGCCGGTCAGGCCGCCGCCGGTTCGGGCATGGGGCCGCGCAGCGTTGGCTATGTGCTGGGTATCCTCAAGGCCTATACGACCCGCGTCGGATCGGGCCCGTTCCCGACTGAGCTGTTCGATGACATCGGTGAGCGCATCTCGCGCGTTGGCCATGAGTTCGGCACGGTCACGGGCCGGGCGCGTCGCTGCGGCTGGCTGGACGCGGTGCTGGCGCGGCAATCCATCGCCATCAACGGTATCGACGGCGTGGCCCTGACCAAGCTGGACGTGCTTGACGGCATTGAGACGCTGAAAATCTGCGTCGGCTACAAGGTCGGCGACAAGGTGCTCGACTACCTGCCGGCGGGCTTCAAGGCGCAGGCCGGTATCGAGCCGGTCTATGAAGAACTGGAAGGCTGGACGGAATCGACGCAGGGCGCGCGTTCGTGGAAGGACCTGCCCGGCAATGCGGTGAAATATGTCCGCCGCATTGAGGAACTGATCGGGGCGCCGGTGGCGCTTCTGTCCACGAGTCCAGAGCGAGAGGACACCATTCTCATGCGGGACCCGTTTGCGGACTGA
- a CDS encoding response regulator — MYGQNPATAQKLRATLKLVLLVEANPNYARMLSDMLRMLGAEQISHYRDHEEALDKAPGLLYTLIVCSHQAPECDALAFTKGLRRSNASCRKSPIITIAPEITMSLLNDIRDSGADEFMRKPFTWGDLQKRVEHVALKARPWIEAVGYVGPDRRRFNSGDYTGPRKRAADNKDQKTAQIEQAVRILKAAFEQYNSDPLQARRAMFAQLEVLVPACKTIASQSFHNDVRTILTQLREEWPDLKQIRPAILSLAAFMKIEDRHPSNAA; from the coding sequence GTGTACGGTCAGAATCCAGCTACAGCACAAAAGCTGAGAGCGACGCTCAAACTGGTTTTGCTGGTTGAGGCGAATCCAAACTATGCGCGGATGCTCTCGGACATGCTACGCATGCTGGGGGCCGAGCAGATCAGCCACTATCGCGATCACGAAGAGGCGCTCGATAAGGCCCCCGGTCTTCTTTACACGCTGATCGTCTGTTCGCATCAGGCGCCGGAATGCGACGCGCTTGCCTTTACCAAAGGCCTGCGCCGCTCCAACGCCTCGTGTCGCAAATCGCCGATCATCACCATCGCGCCTGAAATCACCATGAGCCTGCTCAACGACATCCGCGATTCGGGTGCCGATGAGTTTATGCGCAAGCCCTTTACCTGGGGTGACCTGCAAAAGCGCGTGGAACACGTGGCGCTCAAGGCGCGTCCGTGGATCGAGGCCGTGGGCTATGTCGGTCCGGACCGCCGCCGCTTTAACTCCGGTGACTATACAGGCCCGCGCAAACGCGCTGCCGACAACAAGGACCAGAAGACCGCCCAGATCGAACAGGCGGTGCGCATCCTCAAAGCGGCCTTTGAGCAGTATAATAGCGACCCGCTTCAGGCGCGCCGTGCCATGTTTGCCCAACTTGAGGTGCTGGTCCCGGCGTGCAAGACGATCGCCAGCCAGAGCTTCCACAACGATGTGCGCACCATTCTGACCCAGTTGCGCGAGGAATGGCCGGACCTGAAACAGATTCGCCCCGCCATCCTCAGCCTGGCGGCCTTTATGAAGATCGAAGACCGCCACCCGTCGAACGCGGCCTGA